From the Colius striatus isolate bColStr4 chromosome 6, bColStr4.1.hap1, whole genome shotgun sequence genome, the window TGTGCAGTAAAACTGGTGGGTATGCGTTCTGCTGGGCCTCATCAGGAAATGCATGGGTGACATGGTTGTGGAGAGACTTGATCAAAGGGGAGACAAGAAAGGCCCAATGGGACATcccaaatatttctgtattcCAGTCATATATGAACAGGCACATTTTCCAAACTATAATAACATGCCCCAGggcatgtcacagaatcacaggatcatggagtccaacccctcccctcaccctgcccagcccaccactaacccatggccctcagcacctcagctccagggctttgcaatagctccagggatggggactcccccacctccctgggcagcctgacacaggggctgacaaccctctcagggaaaaagttcttcctcggctccaatctaaacctccctggggcaacttgagcccatttcctcttgtccggTCACTTGTAGCTCAGGAGCAGACTGACCCCTGCATTACTACAGCCCCCTTTCACGTAGTTGCAGAGAGtcctcctgtctcccctcagcctcctcttctccaggctgaacacccccattccctcagctgctccccatcacacgtgtgctccagccccttccccagctccgctgcccggctctggacacgctgcagcccctcagtgtccctctggcagtgaggggcccaacactgaacacagcactcgaggtgTGGGGGAGGTGTACTCTGTGGTGGTACCAGTGGCCCTGTCAGGAGGAAACCTCCTGACCCACCCCAAACTGGTCTCTCATAGGTCTCAGGAAATCAGCACGAAGAGCTGCAGAACGTCAGAAAGCACATCCATTCCTGCTTCACCAAAATCTCCTGCTTCCTCCTACCTCACCCAGGCCTGAAAGTTGCCACCAACCCCAATTTTGATGGAAAACTGAAAGGTATGAAGACAAAGGTCTGTTTTTTAAGTGAATGCCTTAGATGCCCTGTCAGACTGTCCCGATGGTTCCTGAAACCTCTGTAAgtattttccatgaaaaataCTCGTGGAAGAGAACTTGGATCCTCCTCCCAGTGACATACATATGTTTGGCTTGTTCTTCCAagtccagcagctgcctgctcaTTGACAGATCCTTTTGACTTAGGCCAGAGGTGAGGGCCAAAAACGTCTGAGAGGCTGAAAAGGCTTCTGGCCACTGGCAATAAGCACAGGTAGCTGAGGGAAGGGCAAGGCTGAGATGGGAAGGTGATGGACAGAGTGTTAAGCCTGCAGTTACCTCTTGTGCCTCACTTGCAGTGAGTTAACTCTTTAACTTGCAGTGCAGTTAACTCCTGTGCTTCACTTGCAATCAGCACAGACACAAAGCAGTGCAGACTGGCTGCCGCAGGGCAGGCTGATGCTTGGACAGGGTGGAAGGCCTGTTACATGTGCTCTCTAGAGACTCCACTTTGAAAAGCTTCCCAAGGAATATTTAATCTTCCTGACTTATCTAATCAGTGGTTTCCCTATGGGTCACACTTGGTTcaacaggtgaaaaaaaaaaaggtggaaagggaaaagagctgTGGTAATATTCTCCACCCTGAAAGGAGCCACGTGCTGTGGATCTGTTTGGTTGTGAaccagctgcttcccagcagtgCTGGTTACAGGCTGCTTGCAATCCTAGCAATAGAGAAAGCGGCCCATTAGTCACTTAAAATCAATCAGCAGACAGAAAGAAGttactttttctcttgttctttgTTTCCTAACTAGTGGTCAGACTTGTTCTTCTGGCAAACTCTGTGGTAAGCAGCAGGTGGTGAGGGGCAGGTGTGCTGGTGGAAACTGAGCTGATCTCTGTTAGTTACCCCCTTAATTTCAGAGGTAATGAACTAAGTGAAGTGTGCAGAACTGGCTCAGGAGTTGTCAGCAGCTCCTTGGCACCATTTCTGTGTTCCCTTAGAGCTATATGTGGCTTTTCTGTGCTCTGATGGGAGACATTTGGGGAAACATCCCTCACTCTCCTCACCTTCCAGATGCCTGGATGTTGcgctgttttttctctcttttcagtcTCGTACAGTTTAATTGAAATGACAATAAATGGATGTCACACACCATGAAGCCATAAGAATGACTGTTAGGAGCTGAGactgcctctgctgcagtcACAAGGGAAATCCTGCACCCCTCAGGCTTTGGCAGAGAGGACAGGCTGatgggagcagagactgtgcCCCTTCCTGGGACCTGCACCAAGGGCTGTCTGATGGTGCAAAGTGAATGCAAGTCACTGGCAGGAGCTCTGTGTATCTGTGCCAAGCACCTAGTACACAGGTGGTTGCAAAggctttcaaatgctttgtgatCAGAatagtgtccagttctgggctccccagctcaagagagacagggaactgctggagagaggccagcacagggccaccaagatgctgagggaactggagcatctctgtgaggaggaaaggctgcaggaactggggctgttcagcctggagaagagaaggctgagggggatctcatcaacacttaaaagtacAAGAAGGATgtggcaacacttttttctgtggtccccagtgacaggacaaggggtaatgggcacaagctggaacacaaaaagttccacttaaagaaaaaactcctttggtgctgaggtgagggagccctggccccgGCTGCCAGGAGGagccttctcaggaggtttccaaacccacctggacacattcctgtgccccctgatggaggggaacctgctttagcaggcggttgggctggaggagctctgcagggcccttcccacccccatcatGCTGGGATGCCTGGATTCTGTGAATTTCACATAAGGATTCATAGAGGACCAAGCACGGAAAACCTCACCTGCTGGCAGAGGGGATGCCAGAAACCCTAAAACTGGCAGAAGGATTCCACTGCAGAAGATgtggagcagagcaaagggaagGCACAGCACATGTCCATGCCCTGTACCCCCAGGGTCAGGATTTGTGTCAGCCCGAAGACGCTGCTCGCTCTCTGTCAGCACTGCATCAAGCATcagcaaaagcattttcttattCCCATGCAGTCACATTTGTGTCTGCATAAGTACTTTTGAGCTCATGAAGCTGATTTGTGGACATAGCACTGCTGTATATTCTGTCCATCGGTTAAGAAACAACTTAGCTGGGTCCACAGTCATTTCTGAGTGCTCCCATCACTAAATGCCAAGATGTGCCTCCGCTTgagcctcctgctgctgtttcatgtGCATGCCCACTGAAACACAGGTCTGAGGGCACATGGGGCTGAGTACTGACACCACTGGGGTTTGTTTGCAGAAATAGACGACGAGTTCATCAAGAACTTGAAGATTTTGATTCCTTGGCTTCTTAGTCCCGAGAGCCTGGACGTTAAGGAGATCAATGGAAACCATATCACCTGTCGAGGCCTTGTGGAGTATTTTAAGGTATTGGCTTATTTAAGGGAAGTTGGGTTTATCAATCTTTGGCACATTCACTCTTATGCTGTAATTAAAggggaaagaagcagcagggtGGCCAGCTGGAGGAAACATTTTTGGTCTAGCTAATAGTCCTGGCTCCTGTTGCTGCAGgggggcagagctgctccccccTCCGGAAGGAACAGAGGGGCAGGGGGGTgggctgagggctggcctttggaaaaagctttgttttgttgtcATGGTGTGTGGGACATTTTAATGCAAGCCATCAGTGAGTGAGTCTCACTACCAGCTCTCCAGATATACCTGACTGTCTCCATCCCCTTCACTGAGGGATGGAGGCAGGTACAAATCCAATGGTACGGATACTCTGTGTAATGGGTGGAATGAGCTGTGAGCAACTGCCCCAGGCCACCCAAGGAGTCCATCTGCAGCCACACCAGGTCCAGGGCATCCCCTGCCAAAGCTGTCTTGTACAgatcctcctcctctactctgccctaatgaggcctcatctggagtcgtGTGTCCCGTTCTGGGCTCCCAGCTCAAAGggggcagggaactgctggagagaggccagcacagggccaccaagatgatcaggggactggagcttatgaggaaaggctgtgggacctggggctgttcaggctggagaagagaaggctgagggggaccTCAGCAATGCCtttaagtacctaaaggatAGATGCCAGGAGAAtgacacaagggaaaactcctttgttgttgaggtgagggagccctggcccaggctgcccagggagggtgtggaggcttcttctcaggaggtttccaaacccacctggacacgttcctgtgccccctgatggaggggaacctgctttagcaggtggttgggctggatgagtcctgcagggtccttcccacccccagcatgctgggattctgggattctatgaccGTCCTCTCCTGTGCTTTACCCCCTGTTGAAGCCATGTCTGGAGCCAGGTGATTGTGTTTGTGTTGCTCTGCATGCAGCATTCAATGTGGttctctctctctgcactgTTGCAGGCCTACATAAAGATTTACCAAGGAGAAGAGCTGCCTCACCCAAAGTCGATGCTGCAGGTATGTGAGTGTGAGCTGTGAGCTGGTGGCCTTTCACTCACTGACTGCCAGGCATTTCCAGCTCATTGTCAGAGGTGGCCAGCCATGCAGTATGCTGGGtcttctgtggttttatttcagcTGCCTCAGTAGCAGCCCTTCTGGAAGTATCTGTCAGTCAGGAGCCTGGCAGGGCTTAGCAGCCCTGACCACgtggctcctgcagctctgtggtgCCTCGTGCTCTGTGCCCACAGCATGGGTCAGCTCAGTTAGTGCCTGCAGGTCAGCAGCTCGTGGTGAGGCCACACATGGGGTGAGATGGCTGCACACAGGGCGGTGGGACCACACACGGGGTGATGGGACTACACACAGGATGATGTGGCTGCCCACGAGGTGATGTGGCCACGTGTGGGATGACAAGGCTGCACATGGGGTGATGTGGCTGCATGTGGGGTGATGGGGCCACACACAGgggtgctgtggctgcagacGGGGTGACAAGGCTGCACACAGCGTGATGGGGTCACATGTGGGGTGACATGGCCACACACGAAGTGCTGTGGCCCCATGCTCAGGcagtggctgctgggctgcagctctgctccttgagccttgcaggaggctgcagctgttTACACATGACTGAGGCTTTTATCTGTCTTCTGGCTGTTTCCCACAGCTGAAGCCAAAGCTTTCCTTGCTCTGGCTTGGAGGTGAGAAATCTTCTCTCCATGTAGGCTTTGGCCTGGGGTGGGCCTGAGGAAACTGGTCAGAGGCTGGGGAGAGCACAGTTGCCTAAGAAAGGCAGCTGTTtgattctgtgtgtgtgcaccCATCCTGGCCATAGACACCCGTGGGCTGTggctccccaggcagccagtagctgctgctctctgctgttACATTTCTTAACCCTGCCTTTCTTCACCTAAACTTTGTAACCCTTTTGCACCTAAACTTTGTAAGCCTTTTACTCCTCTTGCAGGCCACAGCAGAAGCCAACAATTTAGCAGCAGTTGCCACAGCCAAAGACACCTACAGCAGGAGGATGGAAGAGGTAGGTGGTGCTGAGCACCTCGTTTTGCAGTCTCGTGGCTTCTGGCTCTCCTGTCCTTGGGGGCAAACCTCCCTGCCTGGGTTCCTGGTAGAAAATGTCCTGCATGGAGTTGGCCAGGACTGGTTACAGTTCAGGGTCCCAGGGAGGGTTTCTGTGGTGTTCTTGGTGTGGAAGGGGTTTTCTCAcagcctggaggagagcaaTATCTAGTGAGGGTGCTGTGGCAGGACAGGAGTGACAGTCACTCTTGCTTTTGGCAGATCATGTGGCCTCTGCTGAATTTGTCTCCTATTCCCAGGGTTCCCCAGTGTGGGTACCTGCAGCCCAAAACTGGGATGTAGTGaagtggcagtgctgggtgtcTGTGCAGCCCATGCTATGGCAGGTGCTAACTAAGGGACAAAGTCATTATAATTGGCTTTTCACCTGTACCCTGCCCTGTCAGCCCATCTCCCAGCTCTGGTGAGGGAATGGGTGTGATGTTTTAAGGTGAAGCTCAGACCCAGGCCTTTCTCCAGCCCGTGCCCCCGTTGTGTTCACTGCTCCATTTTACCCTGCATCTGGCAGAGCTGTCCCAGGCAGCTCAGTCTTAGAATTAGGGAAtccttttggttggaaaagcacTTTAAACTCATgaagtccaagccctcccctcaccctgcccagcccaccaccatggccctcagcacctcagctccacggctttgcaatagctgcagggatggggactcccccacctccctgggcagcctggcacaggggctgacaaccctctcagggaaaaagctcttcctcagctccaatctaaacctcccctggggcaacttgagcccgtTTCTTCTTCCCCTATCACTTGTAActtgtgagaagagactgacccccacctcagggaattgcagagagtgctcatattccccctcagcctcctctctccaggctgaacacccccattccctcagctgctccccagcacacttgtgctccagccccttccccagctccgctgcccggctctggacacgctgcagcccctcagtgtccctctggcagtgaggggcccaacactgaacacagcacttgagctgcagcctcaccagggcccagcacagggggacaatccctaccctgggcctgctgccacaccagtgctgataCAGGCCacgatgcccttggccttcttggccacctgggcatgctgctggctcatgttcagctgctgttgatcaGCCcctccaggtcctttccctctgggcagctttgtagccacacatccccaagcctgtaagGGGATGAGTTTTTCCTGAGGGCTGCAGTGGTCCATGCCCCACGGGAGCCTGTGCAGCCCTAATTCCCCTGGTTTCCACAGCAGAGCGCAGCACTGTGGGTGCCGAGGCTTCCGGAGTGACTGGACCGTGTTTCCCTCACAGGTCTGTGGTGGGGACAAGCCCTTCCTCGCACCTAGTGACCTCCAGACCAAGCACATGGAGCTGAGGGAGGAGGCTGTGAAGCTGTTTCGCGGGGTGAAGAAGATGGGTGGGGAGGAGTTCAGCCGCCGCTACCTCCAGCAGCTGGAGAACGAGATCGATGAGCTCTACATCCAGTACATCAAGCACAACGACAGCAAGAACATCTTCCACGCCGCACGCACCCCCGCCACGCTCTTCGTGGTCATCTTCATCACTTATGTCATAGCTGGAGTGACCGGCTTCATTGGCCTGGACATCATTGCCAGTCTGTGCAACATGATCATGGGCTTGACACTTATCACCCTCTGTACCTGGGCATATATCAGATACTCTGGGGAGTACAGAGAACTGGGCGCAGTAATAGACCAAGTGGCCGCAGCGTTGTGGGACCAGGTAGGATAAAGAGCTTTTGATTTCAAACAAACAACCCCCCACACCACCAGGTTCTGAAGGGTTGAGTTTCCTGGGGCTTTTCATCTCTTCTAGATGGTTTGTGTGCTGAGGgctggtgggagctggggctgggctggcctGGGGGGGGatccagctcctgggctggggagggacgAGCTGTGCCCTGTCTTCTTCAGGCAGCAGGACAAGCTTCAAGCCATTCCTTAGGCTTTCTAGGGACAGAGGAAACGTTTTGGGAGTTGATTTTAAGGGGGAGCTGTCTGAGGAACCAACTGGGCCCGGCTGCCCTGCGGCTGAGGCTTTGAGTGGGCAGTACCAGATGGGTCAGGGAGCTGGAGTGAGTGAACAGCCAGGCCTGAACCAtgccccagccccctccacTGCTTGGGCTTGGGCTTCTGAACCCTGCCTGGTGAGAAAGACACGCCATGGGGATGAGGAAACTCCCAGCAAGCTGTTCCCTGCTGCCTTCTCTTCTTGTCTCACCCATCGCCAAGTGCTGTTTTGTGGAGCCTCTGCTCAGGCAGCTTTGCCCAGGGTCCTGCTGGGGCCGTGTTCTCATGGCCAGGGTGTCTGCTTCTTGTCTGTGTGTCAGAAAGACAGACCCAGGCCTCTCCCCTGGTTCAGGGCGGGGACTTTGGCTCTTGGCTCTGCCTGTCCTGGCACTGAGCCTGGCTTTGCTGtcacagccacagctctcctggTTGGTCTCACTCCttttcaatgtcttttttttttctcccaaacgACAGGGAAGTGTCTTGGTTGGGCCCCAGTGTCAAACAGGAACACCTCTAAAATCTTACAAAGGGTCCCAGGGAGAAGTCACCCTCCCTGTGCTCTCCTGTCTTGCTCTGTCCCTCTCCAAGAAGTGCCAGGCAGGTTACCCAGCAGCCCACAGCCTCTTTACTAGTCACATTCagcttctcctctctcccttcctgcagcagccccttccctctcctcattGCAGAGCTGCCAGGGACAGCCTGGGCCACACAGACTCCTGTTCCCCCCAGCCAGGGAGCAGCCCACCCCATCATTGCAGGCCCAGTGCCCAAACAACATGggcctcctgctcctcccagggcagagcagggggagCTCAGTGTTTGCTCAGCACTCAGCAGCTGTAGGTTTTATTTCCATAGTGCTCCAAGTCAGAAAGAGCCCTCCTCAACAGTTTCTCCTGcccttgccttgccttttaCCCACCAGCGAGGTTTGGCTGTGACAGTGAGCACATCTGGCTGTTGATTGGTTGTTTCATTCCAGAGCCAGGTACTGGGGGTGCTCAGCTGCCTTTAAAAGGGAGAGGCAGCCCCTCACCTGTGGTTTTGGTGGGCTCCTGCTTGCCCTGGCAGGAGGTTCTGCTTGGGGACACTTCCTGGGGGCTATGGAGACATGATGGTGTGTTGAAGCCCAACATTTGCCCATCCCTGTGCAGGAACTGCTGTGTGGTTTaagcacacaggcagcagcaggctggagctgctgctcacttCCAGCTTGCCCAGCTGGGGGCAAAGAAAGAGGCTCAAGCgcccagagctgctccctcagccctgtGGGCTGAAGACACAGGTTCCTGACCAGagagctgctctgagcaggagcTATGtaggggcggggggggaaggGGCACTACTGGCCCTGCTTGGGCATGGGCCttgcagcccagcagcctgaATGCCCTGGGCGAGTTCAAAGCCCCCGTGGCTCTGTCCCGTGGGGGCAGTCAGCGGCCCGTGGCAGCAGAAACAGAGCCATGAGGGGTCCGGCAGGAGGGGCAGCCCCCCTCCCCGGGAACACACGGCCACAGAGGCCCCAGCGCGTGGCTGCAGGCACCGGGGCTCTCACGGTGTGCCTGATACACAGAGAtgctttgtctttctctttcttccccttttccttcccaatGCCTGTCCCCAGGGGAGCACCAATGAGGTAAGTGGCTCTTGTTGCCCGCATGTGCTGCCGCTCGGCTCCCGCGGGCTCCGGCCGCGTCGCtgcccggggctgggggctgggggggcagcAGTGGCctccctgggctctgcctgtgccctgggagccaggtgcccagggaggggggtTACAGGTGGGCACCGcaccccaggctgtgctgggagccagCTGGGGCAGAGATTTGGGTGGGGAGTGGGTTTGCCACAACGGGGATTTTCATCTTCTCCAACCAGttctttttttgggggtttCCTGTTGTGTGAGGGGTCAAAGCAAAGCACCAGTTGGTTGTGTGCAGGCATTGCATAGGCAGAGCTCCCTCCCAGGAGCCCCCATACTGGGCAAGgcctctctgtgctgctggaggcatCACGTGTTGGTGTTTGGGCAAAACCACCCCACACCAGATGGAGTTAAGCTGCCAGCCAAGCCTGGGAGGCAGTTTatctccctcagccccttcctggGGCAGCATGGCACCTTCAGCCCTGCTCAACCTGCCTGCCACGGGCACTGTtactgccctgctcctcctgacAGCGAGGGGCACTGCTCCAGGGGCATCTGGTCCTGTGTCATGCCCCCAGGGAAAGCTGTGGTCACCATCCTCGTATGAGCTGCTGGCCCCGCTGTGCCAAGGGCAGCAGGAACCTTGCTTCAGCAAAGCATCCAGTTAAACCACAAAGGGCAGCCATGCCAGGCCGTAATACACATGTGTGTTCCTCTTGCATTGTAGCCAGGTGCCACCTGGACTAGGACAGTGACAAAAGATGGCCCCATCACATCCCGTGTCACCAAAGCCTGACAGCTCCGTCTGTCACTGCCAGCACACCCTGCAAGCACTGGGTTACATGGCAGTTCCTTGTAAATGACAGTTGGAGCAGCTCTCCCAGGTCCAAAAGGCCATTTAAAAACCCAAAGTAGTTAAATATCAACTtgctccttcccccttcctGGGCTGGCCACTTCAGTCCCTGGCTGTGCCCCAACTGCTGAGCAGCTGACAGCTCACAGAGTGCTGCCTCGGGGCACTTGGCACTTGTGCAGCACCCAGAGGCAGAACAGAGTCTTTGGTGTTGATGAGCTCTTGAACAAATGCTGCCAAGTCATTGCGCCCACGCgcgcacacacagacacacacagacacagacagacagacacacagagacacagacacacagacagacacagacacagagacagacacagggacagatacagacacacacacagacacaccccacccccccccacccaCCCCGTGTTCCCTGTGGCCTGTTCAGGATGCAGTGGCAGTGCCTTAAACACCCCAGAGTTCTCTCAGCATCTCCCCAACCTTCTCCTCACTGTGGCCTCAGCCTGACCTGTGTCATTCTACACCCCTCACACAGGGGAAACACCTCCTCCTGATCTGCTGctcaccagccccagcctgagCTGATCTTGACTCCCCGTCTCAAGcttcagcaggagctgctgggggctggggtAGGTTTGGGTTGgttcccgcccccccccccccccaaagtgccgggcagtggagctggggaaggggctggagggcAAGTGTGacggggagcagctgagggagctgggggtgttcagcctggaggaggtcaaggggagacatgagcactgtCTGCAACTCCCTGTcggaggctgtggtgaggtgagggtctgtcttttcttcccagtgatgaatgacagaagaggaaacggcctcaagttgtaccagggcaTGTTTAGATTGGCTCCTCCTGGTGCCGAGCAGCCCAACCTTTGGTCTCCTCCCTGCTGGATGTGGTGctctcaggagctgctgcaatGGGATGCTGCTAGGGGCCAGGGAAGCAGGGCTGGCACGTGTcccaggcaggggcagggccctcacagcctgtgtgtgtctgtctctctccTTTTGCAGGCTCTGTACAAGCTGTACAGCGCGGCAGCGACCCACAGACACCTGTACCACCATGCCTTCCCCGCGCCGCAGGCCGAGCCCGCTGACCCCGCCGACAGGAAGAAGGTTTAGGGGAGGGGAGGtgcaggagggagcagcagcaaggcGCCCATGGCTCCTCCTGGGCTCAGTGCCCTCCTCCTCAtgccccccagctcctgccccgtGCCGGGGAGGGCGCAGAACCAGGGCCCGGGCGGGCGGGTCGAGGTGTCGGTGCGACGccatggggctggaggggaggatGTGGGCATCTGTCAGTCTGTTAATATGTACATACAGCTGCCAACCACAAAGTGCTTCTCATCTGTTACAGCCGGCGTGCTTCCCAGCTCATTCATGCAGCCTTCTGTTTCCCTTCTTCATTAGTTACCATGTCACTGAAGAACGCGTAACTGACATGATACCGCAACTCAAACTCTTCCAGCCCGTAGCTTAGTCACCAGCCACCTGCTGTTCACAGACCTGAAGGAGTTCTAACGTGTAACcaagttttttcttcattaactAATTACATAAACACAATTAAAACTGTGTTACCGTGCTTTCTGAGAAGCTCTAAGGGCACTTCTGCTGTGGTGTGGGAGCCCCCTGCTATGGCCAGGGGCCTTTGGCGCTGTGAGCCACGccaaggcagctgctggaggggtGTGTGGTGCTGCATTCCTGGACAGACCACCCCACAACCTCTGTTCAGCAGCTCTGTTCTTGGATCCTCTGCACCATTACAGTTTGCTTTGGGTTCCTAAGGTGGTCATGCAGGAGGCACTCACTGCCTGAGGaagggagagctgctggggagctgctcctCCGGCTTTCCCAGCTCCTTGGCTTCCTTTTGGGGTTTGAGGCCAGGTTGGTGCTTTTGGCAGAGTAGAGCTCAGCCCCACCGGGCTTCAGGGGACCAGAGCTACTGCTTTCCACCACCCCCAGCAGATCTTTTCAGTGGGAACAGCAACATCCATCTTCTAAAAggcaaaccaacaaaaaaataaaaatcagtgggGCAACCCTTCGTTCATTAAACAAAATGATTTTTATTGACTTAAGATTTacaagaaatgtattttgttttgtctgCAACCATGTTTATTGCACTAAAGGAATCCATAAATAACAGCTCAGGACACTCAATGAACCAAGTGAAAATATCCGTGAGGGTAACTGTACAATTCACTGTTTTCCCCAAGTAAGGAAGCTTcatacaagaaaaacaaaagggacaAAAGGCTCCTGTGGGGCGAGTGGCCAGTTACTGGGGATTAGAAAAACCCGTGGAAAGTTGGCTTAGACATCCTGGACTTTACAAAGGTCCAAGTATCTTCCCCCTCTGATTAAACCGCTGTGAAAACTAGTAGCAAATCTATAGTAACACATTACAAGTGAAAAAATAAGGCAACTCGGACTTTGCTGTAGCGGCGGGTGAGATCTGCGTCCCCGGGGCCCGGCGCTGGGGGCCGCTGCGTTACCGCTGCCAGCGGAGCGCCGGCGCCCGCGACACGGACCCGACCCCGCCGCAAACGCGGCCGCGCCGGGTGCGC encodes:
- the ATL1 gene encoding atlastin-1, coding for MARNRRERSSWGSFAEKTYEWSSEEEESVRKAGPVQVLIVKDDHSFELDEAALNRILLSEAVRDKEVVAVSVAGAFRKGKSFLMDFMLRYMYNKEAVDWVGDYNEPLTGFSWRGGSERETTGIQIWSEVFLVDKPDGKKVAVLLMDTQGTFDSQSTLRDSATVFALSTMISSIQVYNLSQNVQEDDLQHLQLFTEYGRLAMEETFLKPFQSLIFLVRDWSFPYEFSYGSDGGARFLEKRLKVSGNQHEELQNVRKHIHSCFTKISCFLLPHPGLKVATNPNFDGKLKEIDDEFIKNLKILIPWLLSPESLDVKEINGNHITCRGLVEYFKAYIKIYQGEELPHPKSMLQATAEANNLAAVATAKDTYSRRMEEVCGGDKPFLAPSDLQTKHMELREEAVKLFRGVKKMGGEEFSRRYLQQLENEIDELYIQYIKHNDSKNIFHAARTPATLFVVIFITYVIAGVTGFIGLDIIASLCNMIMGLTLITLCTWAYIRYSGEYRELGAVIDQVAAALWDQALYKLYSAAATHRHLYHHAFPAPQAEPADPADRKKV